GACGGCGGAAGGTGAGAAAAGGGCGCACCCCGTGGGGGTTGCGCCCTTTCGGCGTTCCCCATATTTTACCCGCCGGTAATCGGAGGGTCCCCTCTCCGTCCTTTCCACACAACGGAGTTGAGCGGATGTTGCGTACCGTGCGAACCCTCGGCGTACTGGCGGCGGCCACCCTCCTGACCGCCTTCACACCCGCCCCGGCCTCCTCCGACGCCCCTGCCGCCCCGGCCGGCGGCCTGCGGGAGGTGCTCTTCGTGGGGAACAACTGGGACGGGACGGCAGACGTACTCGCCTCCACCGGCGACCTCGCCAAGGTCGGCCGGATCGACGTGATCCCCGACAAGGCGGAGCGGCTGCGCGAAATCTACCTCAACCCCGTCAAGCTCGCCTTCTTCCTCGGCATCCGCGAGAGCGCCGGCGAGGGACACGACCAGTTCGCCGACGACATGTTCACCACGCCGGACGGTTCGGCGGTCGTCGTGTCCCGCCCCAGCTTCGCCGACGTCGTCTCCATAGACCTGGCGTCGGGGCGCATCAACTGGCGCTTCCCGGTCTCCGGTTTCCGCTCCGACCACATGGCGGTCTCCCCGGACGGGACCCGCATCGCCGTCTCGGCCTCCACATCCAACACCGTGCACGTCCTGGACATCACCACCGGGCGGCAGACCGGCTCCTTCCGTACCGGCGACAAGCCGCACGAGAACACCTTCACCCGCGACGGCCGCTACCTGTGGAACAGCTCCATCGGCGAGGTGAACACGGCCCTCGACGCCCCCTGGCTCGACTGGACGAAGGGCGACCGGAAGATCACCGTGGTCGACGCGCAGACCTTCCGCACGGTCCGGGTGATCGACATGCGGGAGCGGCTGGACGCCTTCGGCCGCAAGGACCTCTCCGACTCCGTGCGCCCCGTGTCCTTCAGCCCCGACGAGTCCAAGCTCTACTTCCAGGTGTCGTTCTTCGGCGGCTTCCTGGAGTACGACGTGGCCTCGGACCGGATCACCCGCCTCAAGGACCTCCCCGCCAATCCCGCCACCAGCACCGACCGCACCGCCTGGGTCAACGACTCCCGGCACCACGGGATGTCGATGAGCCCCGACGGGACGAAGCTCTGCATCGCGGGCACCATGGACGACTACGCCACGGTCGTGGACCGCGCCACCCTCGCCGAGGGACCGCTCGTTCCCGCTTCCAAGCCCTACTGGGCCACGGTCAGCGGTGACGGGACGGCCTGCGTGATCTCCGAGAGCGGCACCGACCAGGTGACGGCCATCGACTTCGCCACCGGCGCCAAGCGGGTGTCCGTACCCGTCGGGGACCACCCCCAGCGCGTTCGGATCGGCCATGTCCCGGCAGCCTGGACCGGTCCGGCCGGCCGGTAGCCCGGTGCCCGGCCGGCCGAGAGCCAGGCCGGCCGAGAGCCAGGCCGGTCGGCGCTTTCCCGGGGACGAAGAGGCGGAAACCGGCCGAACCTGCAGATCAAGCAATTATGGGGTGACTGGTCCTCGATGACCGATTAGTCTCCCGATCATGGTGCACATCCGTGACGTACCCGAGGCCGACATCGACCGCGCCCTGGAGCTCGCCTACCTGGTCTTCCACGACCGGCCCGAGAAGGAGGCCCGCGAGCGCCACCACGCGCTCCTCGGGCGCTGCGACCGGATCGGCGCCTACGACGGGGACGCCCTGGTCGGCTTCATGGCCGCGCACGACTTCAGCCTCTCGGTGCCCGGGGCGGACCTGCCCTGCCCCGGGCTCACCTTCGTCTGCGTCGCGCCCACCCACCGGCGCCGCGGCGTGCTCACCGCACTGATGACGCAGATGATGCGGCGCGCCACCGACGCGCGGAGCCCCATCGCCGCCCTCTGGGCCTCCGAGGCCGCCATCTACGGCCGCTTCGGCTTCGGCGGGGCCACCACCGGCGCCACCATCGAGATCGACTCCACCCGGCCGCTGGCCCTGCGCATCGACCCCGATCCCCGCCCGCTGCGACTCGTCGACCCGGACGAGGCCGTCGACGTGATCGCACCCCACCACGAGGCGGCCCGCGCCGGCCGGGCCGGCCGGCCCAGCCGCAGCCCGGACCGCTGGCGCGACGAATGGCTGGTCGAACAGGACGAGGAGGACGAGGAGTTGAGCCCGCCCCGGATCATCGTCCTGGGGGATCCGGGCGAACCCGTCGCCGGATACGTCCTCTACCGCACGAAGCCCGAGCAGGCCGGCGCCGGGGACGCCGGGGCCGGCGCCCGCTCCGCCGGCCTGGTGCGGGTCGACGAACTGGAGGCGGAGACCCCGGCGGTCGCCGCCGCCCTGTGGGAGTGCGTGGCCGCCGTCGACCTCACCGGCAAGGTCTCCGCGTGGGGCCGCCCGCCCGACGACCCGCTCCTGCACTTCGCCGCCGACCGGGACCAGGTCCGGGTCACCGCCCAGTTCCCCGCGCTGTGGCTGCGCCTGGTCGACGTACGCGCGGCGCTGACCGCCCGGTCCTGGGCCGCGCCGGTGGAACTGGTGCTGGAGGTGCACGACGTACGGCTGCCCGACAACGCCGGGCGCTTCCGGCTCAAGGCCGGGCCGGACGGGGTGACGTACGGCCACGCCGACGGCGCCCCCGACCTGGCCCTCGACGTCCGCGAACTGGCCGCCTGCTACCTGGGCGGCACCCGGGTCGCCGACCTCGTCGCGGCCGGGCTCGTGCAGGAGCACACACCCGGCGCGGCGGCGGCCCTGGACGACGCCCTGCGCACGCCCCTACTGCCGCACACGGCCGACGAGTTCTAGGGCCTGTATCGAGTTGCCCCGCGGCGTCCCGCACGCCGAGGGCACGCACCGAACGCCGCTCCTTGCTCCACGGGGCAGCTCGATACAGGCCCTAGGGCGTGTGTCCGGCGGCGGCGGTGGGGGCCCGTCGGCCCGGCCCCCACCGCCGCCGGGCTCACGCGGGGCGGGAGAGCCTTGCGGCCGCCATGCCGAAGCCGGGGCCGAGGATCGCGGCGGCCAGGCCCGTCTCGGGCCGGCGCAGGTCCTCCGCCCGGTAACGGCGGCATGCCGCATGCCAGTTGAGGATTCCGGCATGCCAGTCGCGTAGCTCCTGCACGTACGTGTCCAGGGCGGTCCGGGCCTCGGCGCCGAGTTTCCAGTCGTCGTAGAGCAGCGGCAGCTGGTTCGCCACGATGTGCTCGAACTCCTCGGTGCGCTGGGTCATCAGCGAGTGGCAGATGTGCAGGGCCTCCGGATAGCCGATGTCGAAGAAGTTCCTGGTGACCAGGATGTGGTTGTGGACCTCGCCCTCGAACTCCACTTCCTTCTGGTAGGAGTAGATGTCGTTGATCAGGCAGGCCGCGTCGGCGACCGCGTTCTCCAGTGAGCGGATGGTCCCCGACGCGTAGATCTCCCGGGGAATGCCCCGGCCCTCGTGTCCGAGCCGGCACAGGTACATCGTGAGGTGGCTGCCGAAGGTGTGCCGTCGCATCTCCGCGTAGTCCACCGGGTCCGGGATGCGGTGGTGGACGGCGTTGTCCACCTCCCAGAGCCAGCTCTCCAGCATGCGCACCACCGTCGCCCGGAACTCGGCGCGCTGCTCCGCCGACATGGCGGCGCTGGTGCGTACCCACAGGTCGGCGAGGCCCCGCTCCAGCGCGGTGGCGGGGCGCGGCTGCTGCGTGTGGTGGGCGGGGTCGGCGGGGATCATGCCGATCAGCCGGGCCGTGGCCGCCTTTGCCGCCGCGAGGTCCCCGGTCCGCGCGAAGGCCGCCGGGTAGTAGTCGTCGCCGTACGTCCCCCAGGTCAGCCAGCAGGCGTTGAGGGCGAGTTCGTCGGGCGTGGCGTCCGGGTCGAGACCGGCCGAGCAGAGCGCGAAGTCGTAGCCGCGCAGCTTGTCCTCGGTCCAGATCGCGGAGGCGGGATCGCCCGGCTGCGGCTCCAGCAGGCCCGTCCGGCGGGCCCAGGCCACCGACTCCTCGCGCGCGTACGCCAGATGCGGGCTCAGGGAGAGCCGGTGGGGCATGTAGATCTCCGGGACCACCGAGGGCCCGGTGCGTTCGAAGGGGACATGCGTGAAGGAGCGGCGGCGCAGCTCCATCGACCGCCGGTTGAACACGGACCGCAGGTCGAGGGCGCTGGTGCCCGGTCCGGACGGCATGAAGGGGAGGGTCAGCGGGGCGGTCGCCCGGGCCTCCTTGTTCATGTAGCGGCTGGAGACCATGTGCCATTCGTGGCCGCCGGACTGCCAGTCCTGGAGACCCTTGGTGTAGGCGAGGACGGCCGCCACCTCGCTCGGTGACAGAGCGAAGTCGGCGAAGAGCTGCGGGAGTTCGGCCAGTGCCGTCTGCTCGAACTGCTGGAGGCGGGAGGTCAGCAGGTCGTTGGAGACCTCGGCGGCCTCCTGCGTGGTGCAGCCGAGGAACGTCTCCAGGACCAGGACGGCGTTGGAGAGTTCGCCCTCGTCGGTGACCTCACGCTCGTAGGAGAAGAGGTCGTTCCTGATGTGGACCGCGTCCGAGAAGGCGTCCCGCAGCACGCCGAGCGGGCGCGAGTGCGCCACGCGCGCCGGGACCTCGGCGGCGACGTACTCGACCAGGCCCGCCGACCAGGGCGCGCCGCCCACCTTGCGGCGCATCTCGATGTACTCCAGGGGGTTGGCGACCCGCCCGATGTCGATGTTGGCGAGCTCCCACATCGACTCGTCGAGGAGGTTCTTCGTGGACGTGGAGAACCGTTCCCGCCAGTCCGCGGACATCGAGGGAACGGTTCGCCGCCACAGGTCGGCGAGACCTGCCTCCACCGGGTTGGTGGGCTCGGGGAAGCCGCGGTCGAGGTCCATCGGCATGAAGGCGGCCAGCCGGTCGAGGTAGGCCTTGGCGCCGTCGCGGTCCTGGGAGCGCTTGAAGGTCTCCAGGAAGTGGTCGTCGAAGAAGAACACCCACACGTACCAGTCGGTGACCAGCGACAACGCCTCGGCGTCGCAGTCGGGGTGGGTGTAGGAGCAGAGCAGCGCGTAGTCGTGCGAGTCGAGGTCGCTCTCCTCCCAGACGCCGGAGCCCTCCAGCATCGCGAAGTCGCGCGCCCACTGCTTGGTGTGGGCCCTCGCCACCTCCAGGTGGGGGTTGAGTCGCGCCGGATACGGCACGTAGAAGTCCGGCAGTCGGAACGGCTGCGTCACGGCGGGGTAGGCCCTTCGTCCAAAGGTGCGGGGGCCGAGGCCCGGCCCCCGCAAGAGATCAGCAGTGCCCTACCCGCGGTGTCAGCGGGACAAGGAGGAGTTCACCGCATCAGGTGACGGAGGTGTCGGTGGGTGACGCGCCGGCCTGGTGGGGGACGACGGGGGAGGGCGTGGTGGGGGGCTGGGGGAGGGGCTGGGGGAGGGGCTGGGGGACGGACGGGGAGTGGGGCTGGGGCTGAGGCCGGGAGGGCCGGCCGAACTGCTCAGCCTGCATCCGGAACATCGACGCGTACCGGCCGCCGAGCGCCAGCAGCTCCTCATGGCCGCCCTGTTCCACGAGCCGCCCCTCGTGCAGCACGTAGATCACGTCGGCGAACCGAACGCCGGACATCCGGTGCGTGACGAGTACGACGGCGCGCTGCGGCCCCGCAAGCCCCCGGATGCTGTCGAAGGCGGCGATCTCCGCCTCCGGGTCCAGCGCGGACGTGGGCTCGTCCACGACGATCACCCGCGCGTCCCGGTAGCGGGTCCGGGCCAGGCCGAACTTCTGCCACTGGCCCCCCGAGAGCTCCGACGCGCCCCTGAACACCCGGGCCAGCAGCGTCTCGTAGCCGTTCGGAAGCTTCTCGACCACCCGGTCGGCCCCCGCGTACCGGGCCGCGGCGACCACGTCCGCCGCCCGCCGCTCCGCCGCCTCGGTCCCGTCCTCCTCGGTCCCGTCCTCCTCGGTCCCGTCCTCTCCGGCCCCGTCCTCTCCGGGCCGGCCGATGGCGATGT
This DNA window, taken from Streptomyces sp. TN58, encodes the following:
- a CDS encoding YncE family protein produces the protein MLRTVRTLGVLAAATLLTAFTPAPASSDAPAAPAGGLREVLFVGNNWDGTADVLASTGDLAKVGRIDVIPDKAERLREIYLNPVKLAFFLGIRESAGEGHDQFADDMFTTPDGSAVVVSRPSFADVVSIDLASGRINWRFPVSGFRSDHMAVSPDGTRIAVSASTSNTVHVLDITTGRQTGSFRTGDKPHENTFTRDGRYLWNSSIGEVNTALDAPWLDWTKGDRKITVVDAQTFRTVRVIDMRERLDAFGRKDLSDSVRPVSFSPDESKLYFQVSFFGGFLEYDVASDRITRLKDLPANPATSTDRTAWVNDSRHHGMSMSPDGTKLCIAGTMDDYATVVDRATLAEGPLVPASKPYWATVSGDGTACVISESGTDQVTAIDFATGAKRVSVPVGDHPQRVRIGHVPAAWTGPAGR
- a CDS encoding terpene synthase family protein translates to MTQPFRLPDFYVPYPARLNPHLEVARAHTKQWARDFAMLEGSGVWEESDLDSHDYALLCSYTHPDCDAEALSLVTDWYVWVFFFDDHFLETFKRSQDRDGAKAYLDRLAAFMPMDLDRGFPEPTNPVEAGLADLWRRTVPSMSADWRERFSTSTKNLLDESMWELANIDIGRVANPLEYIEMRRKVGGAPWSAGLVEYVAAEVPARVAHSRPLGVLRDAFSDAVHIRNDLFSYEREVTDEGELSNAVLVLETFLGCTTQEAAEVSNDLLTSRLQQFEQTALAELPQLFADFALSPSEVAAVLAYTKGLQDWQSGGHEWHMVSSRYMNKEARATAPLTLPFMPSGPGTSALDLRSVFNRRSMELRRRSFTHVPFERTGPSVVPEIYMPHRLSLSPHLAYAREESVAWARRTGLLEPQPGDPASAIWTEDKLRGYDFALCSAGLDPDATPDELALNACWLTWGTYGDDYYPAAFARTGDLAAAKAATARLIGMIPADPAHHTQQPRPATALERGLADLWVRTSAAMSAEQRAEFRATVVRMLESWLWEVDNAVHHRIPDPVDYAEMRRHTFGSHLTMYLCRLGHEGRGIPREIYASGTIRSLENAVADAACLINDIYSYQKEVEFEGEVHNHILVTRNFFDIGYPEALHICHSLMTQRTEEFEHIVANQLPLLYDDWKLGAEARTALDTYVQELRDWHAGILNWHAACRRYRAEDLRRPETGLAAAILGPGFGMAAARLSRPA
- a CDS encoding GNAT family N-acetyltransferase, with product MVHIRDVPEADIDRALELAYLVFHDRPEKEARERHHALLGRCDRIGAYDGDALVGFMAAHDFSLSVPGADLPCPGLTFVCVAPTHRRRGVLTALMTQMMRRATDARSPIAALWASEAAIYGRFGFGGATTGATIEIDSTRPLALRIDPDPRPLRLVDPDEAVDVIAPHHEAARAGRAGRPSRSPDRWRDEWLVEQDEEDEELSPPRIIVLGDPGEPVAGYVLYRTKPEQAGAGDAGAGARSAGLVRVDELEAETPAVAAALWECVAAVDLTGKVSAWGRPPDDPLLHFAADRDQVRVTAQFPALWLRLVDVRAALTARSWAAPVELVLEVHDVRLPDNAGRFRLKAGPDGVTYGHADGAPDLALDVRELAACYLGGTRVADLVAAGLVQEHTPGAAAALDDALRTPLLPHTADEF